Proteins encoded by one window of Campylobacteraceae bacterium:
- a CDS encoding glycosyltransferase family 2 protein produces the protein MNISAVIIVKNAVRTIKKTLESLTDFDDVIVYDNGSDDGTQGIVREFSNATLIEGDFFGFGPTKNKAASYARHEWILIVDSDEVVDLELINTLKTKKLNNNTVYILNFLAFYKNIQIKYSGWNNQKIKRLYNKSKTSFNENQVHENIIDENFSTVELSGNIEHYSYSSISEFIIKADRYSTLFANDNAGRKKSSPLKAFMNGIYSFIKTYIFKRGFLDGYPGLLIAFSHMATNFYKYLKLYEKNKELKK, from the coding sequence ATGAATATATCAGCAGTAATTATAGTTAAGAATGCAGTACGTACAATTAAGAAGACACTTGAAAGTCTTACTGATTTTGATGATGTCATTGTATATGATAATGGCTCAGATGATGGAACCCAAGGTATTGTAAGAGAATTTTCAAATGCCACTTTGATTGAAGGTGATTTTTTTGGTTTTGGACCTACCAAAAATAAAGCAGCCTCATATGCAAGACATGAGTGGATTTTGATTGTAGATAGTGATGAAGTTGTTGATTTGGAATTAATTAATACCTTGAAAACTAAAAAATTAAATAACAATACTGTATATATATTAAATTTTTTGGCATTTTATAAAAATATTCAAATTAAATATTCGGGATGGAATAATCAAAAAATCAAACGATTGTACAATAAAAGTAAAACTTCTTTTAATGAAAATCAAGTGCATGAAAATATTATTGATGAAAATTTCAGTACAGTGGAATTAAGCGGAAATATTGAGCACTACAGTTACAGCAGTATAAGTGAGTTCATAATAAAAGCAGATAGGTACTCAACACTATTTGCAAACGATAATGCTGGAAGAAAAAAATCTTCACCTCTAAAAGCTTTTATGAATGGTATATATTCTTTTATTAAAACTTATATTTTCAAGCGTGGATTTTTGGATGGTTATCCAGGTCTACTAATCGCATTTTCTCATATGGCAACAAATTTTTATAAATATTTAAAATTATATGAAAAGAATAAAGAGCTGAAAAAATGA
- a CDS encoding glycosyltransferase family 9 protein, with amino-acid sequence MNILVTRHDKIGDFMLSLPMFKVLKTQKKDIKTFALVSKINYSFAKEISFIDEVILYDINNLHKTLKDIKKAKIDISISAFIDGSLGYLLFKAGIKTRISPATKLAQIFFNKRLKQKRSKVEKKEFEYNLDLLKKFDDTLELKYDYPLLNVEKKTKDDVLNTFKNEYNIKSEEKIIAFHPGFGGSSDGNLSFDDYIRLAQSISKIENTRIVFTFGPDDLDSLEYIHKNIKVDVILYQSSLSLMHFCALLSNFEVFVSTSTGPMHLAGAVNIKTLSFFGSSLFASSKRWATISEEKQQHNFMLSKEYTNKNYLNIENTLKNLLS; translated from the coding sequence ATGAATATTTTAGTTACAAGACATGACAAAATAGGCGATTTCATGTTATCTTTACCTATGTTTAAGGTTTTAAAAACACAAAAAAAAGATATTAAAACCTTTGCTTTGGTATCTAAAATCAATTATTCTTTTGCAAAAGAAATTTCTTTTATTGATGAAGTAATTTTATATGATATTAATAATTTACATAAAACACTAAAAGATATAAAAAAAGCAAAAATTGATATAAGTATTTCTGCTTTTATAGATGGCTCTTTAGGATATTTATTATTTAAAGCTGGTATTAAAACAAGAATTTCTCCTGCTACAAAATTAGCACAAATCTTTTTTAATAAAAGGTTAAAACAAAAAAGGTCTAAGGTCGAAAAAAAAGAATTTGAATACAACTTAGATTTGTTGAAAAAATTTGACGATACTTTAGAATTAAAATATGATTATCCTCTTCTAAATGTTGAAAAAAAGACAAAAGATGACGTTTTAAATACATTTAAAAATGAATATAACATAAAAAGTGAAGAAAAAATTATAGCTTTTCACCCTGGTTTTGGTGGTAGTAGCGATGGGAACTTAAGTTTCGATGATTATATTAGACTTGCCCAATCCATTTCAAAAATAGAAAATACAAGAATTGTATTTACTTTTGGTCCAGATGATTTAGATTCTTTAGAATATATTCACAAAAATATTAAGGTGGATGTGATTTTATATCAATCTTCTTTATCTTTAATGCATTTTTGTGCACTTCTTTCAAACTTTGAAGTTTTTGTTAGTACTTCAACTGGTCCTATGCATTTAGCAGGTGCTGTGAATATTAAAACACTTTCTTTTTTTGGATCTTCTTTATTTGCAAGTTCAAAACGATGGGCTACAATAAGCGAAGAAAAACAACAGCATAACTTCATGCTTTCAAAAGAGTATACTAATAAAAATTATTTAAATATTGAAAATACTTTAAAAAATTTACTTTCATAA
- a CDS encoding glycosyltransferase family 9 protein, whose product MIKEDSKMKIFIEIPTWLGDAIMTTPAIESIIKKYPKAQLTLFGSFVSTTALKEHPNVKEVLLDTSKKVGNRFFNLIKIARSLPKFDLAISFRRTFTSKFLLFFISASKKYSYKRLSKNEIHQTIRYNDFINLSIQSSYETGDLKLYQDKFVYPKETLGLNPGATYGSAKRWYPQEFAKIAIRLAKDFDIVIFGGPGETEIAGDIAKLLDEAGIKNYNNLAGKTTIPELIKKVGALDLFITNDSGPMHIAAAYKVKTITIFGPTKFTETNQWHNPTGEIITKQLSCSPCMKRVCPLKHHNCMKEIKAHDVLKMLGYDE is encoded by the coding sequence ATGATAAAAGAAGATTCTAAGATGAAAATATTTATTGAAATACCTACATGGTTAGGGGATGCTATTATGACAACTCCTGCTATTGAAAGTATTATTAAGAAGTATCCAAAAGCGCAATTGACACTTTTTGGTTCTTTTGTTTCTACTACAGCTTTAAAAGAACATCCTAATGTTAAAGAAGTGCTTCTTGATACTAGTAAAAAAGTAGGGAATAGGTTTTTTAATTTGATTAAAATAGCTAGGTCCTTGCCTAAATTTGATTTGGCTATTTCTTTTAGACGTACCTTTACTTCAAAGTTTTTACTGTTTTTTATAAGTGCTTCTAAAAAGTATTCTTATAAGCGATTAAGTAAAAATGAAATACATCAAACTATTCGCTATAACGATTTTATTAACCTAAGTATTCAATCATCTTATGAAACAGGTGACTTAAAACTTTATCAAGATAAGTTTGTATATCCTAAAGAAACTTTGGGTCTTAATCCAGGTGCTACTTATGGCTCTGCTAAACGTTGGTATCCCCAAGAGTTTGCAAAAATTGCTATTAGATTAGCAAAAGACTTTGATATCGTTATTTTTGGAGGCCCTGGGGAGACAGAAATCGCTGGTGATATTGCTAAACTATTAGATGAAGCAGGAATTAAAAACTATAATAATCTTGCAGGAAAAACGACTATTCCTGAGCTTATAAAAAAAGTGGGAGCTTTAGATTTATTTATTACAAATGATTCTGGGCCTATGCACATAGCAGCTGCTTATAAAGTAAAAACAATTACAATTTTTGGACCTACTAAATTCACTGAGACAAATCAGTGGCATAATCCCACAGGAGAAATAATTACAAAACAATTGTCCTGTTCTCCCTGTATGAAAAGAGTTTGTCCTCTTAAACACCACAATTGTATGAAAGAAATAAAAGCACATGATGTACTTAAAATGTTAGGATATGATGAATAA